A DNA window from Brassica napus cultivar Da-Ae chromosome C1, Da-Ae, whole genome shotgun sequence contains the following coding sequences:
- the BNAC01G11660D gene encoding uncharacterized protein BNAC01G11660D, with protein MEEPGRRQSDLKQSFRKAVRYLLTACSREDFLDIFSKFDVAEQNRLYWLTTQVIVNLHQSLEGEFDAQCQEYQVGPILDKVEQMVEEQSLDPLFSDKSNVMDLANDLTTAKKSEIQRLTALLQGAEEHNRQMEARIRLLREQPQEASDTANAIKKLKTGISAYFEGNDKLPPI; from the exons ATGGAAGAACCGGGTCGCAGACAATCGGATCTGAAGCAATCGTTCAGAAAAGCTGTTCGTTATCTTCTCACTGCGTGCTCCAGAGAG GATTTTCTTGATATTTTCTCGAAATTCGATGTGGCTGAGCAAAATAGGCTTTATTGGTTGACTACTCAG GTGATTGTGAATTTGCATCAGTCATTAGAG GGTGAGTTCGATGCACAGTGTCAAGAATATCAG gttggaCCAATTCTTGATAAAGTTGAGCAGATGGTTGAAGAACAGAGTTTGGATCCCTTGTTTTCTGATAA GAGCAATGTAATGGACTTAGCAAATGACTTAACAACAGCTAAGAAGAGCGAGATACAAAGATTAACAGCTTTGCTTCAGGGG GCTGAAGAACATAATCGTCAAATGGAAGCTCGGATTAGGCTGCTCAGGGAGCAACCACAAGAGGCCTCGGACACAGCTAATGCAATCAAAAAG CTGAAAACTGGGATCTCAGCCTACTTTGAAGGAAATGACAAGC